From Triticum aestivum cultivar Chinese Spring chromosome 4A, IWGSC CS RefSeq v2.1, whole genome shotgun sequence, a single genomic window includes:
- the LOC123082636 gene encoding putative glycine-rich cell wall structural protein 1: MATSTRLAALGFVVLVSIGFADAARMLASSSSASGGGGGGGGGGGANGGSGWGGGSGSGGGLGYSESGGDWGNKWNFAKGSGGGGGAGGGGGSKGGSGSGFGSGSGRGSGVSGSASAPSGNGYANADGNGGGGGSGGGANGSSGTGVGSGLGKGYGESGVTKAPTPVAGGDGTSYSDAGGSGNGGGGGNNGNGGGAGAGAGQAGSDATSGGFANAGGSGNGGGATGSVAEGPSVGVGSGAGSGAAQTGSTGSYGEGYATGMGGGMGGGTGESQNGGTGNGGGSGSGSGGGGYH; encoded by the coding sequence ATGGCTACTAGCACCAGGCTTGCAGCTCTTGGCTTTGTTGTCCTTGTGAGCATTGGGTTCGCCGATGCAGCAAGGATGCTAGCTAGCTCCTCCAGtgcttcaggtggtggtggaggaggtggtgggggaggtggTGCGAATGGTGGGAGTGGATGGGGTGGAGGGTCTGGATCGGGTGGAGGCTTAGGATATAGTGAAAGCGGTGGAGATTGGGGTAACAAGTGGAATTTCGCCAAGGggtctggaggaggaggaggagcaggcggtGGGGGAGGATCAAAGGGTGGATCCGGGTCTGGTTTCGGATCTGGTTCTGGTAGAGGGAGTGGTGTGAGTGGCTCTGCATCAGCCCCTAGCGGCAATGGATACGCCAATGCTGATGGTAATGGCGGGGGCGGGGGTAGTGGTGGGGGTGCAAATGGGTCTAGCGGAACTGGGGTTGGGTCTGGCCTTGGCAAGGGATATGGTGAGAGTGGTGTGACAAAGGCACCGACTCCTGTTGCCGGTGGTGATGGTACCAGCTACTCAGATGCTGGTGGTAGTGGTAACGGGGGTGGCGGCGGTAACAACGGAAATGGAGGTGGTGCCGGAGCTGGCGCTGGACAGGCCGGTAGCGACGCCACTTCTGGAGGCTTTGCAAATGCAGGAGGAAGCGGCAATGGTGGTGGCGCAACCGGAAGTGTCGCTGAAGGTCCAAGCGTTGGAGTTGGATCGGGTGCTGGGTCTGGCGCCGCTCAGACCGGTAGCACTGGCTCTTATGGCGAAGGCTATGCCACGGGAATGGGTGGTGGCATGGGTGGCGGCACCGGTGAGAGCCAGAATGGCGGAACTGGCAATGGTGGAGGCAGTGGATCGGGATCTGGTGGTGGCGGATACCACTAA
- the LOC123082637 gene encoding putative glycine-rich cell wall structural protein 1, with protein MATTTKLAALGFVVLVSIGFADAARMLASSYSASGGGGGGGGGGGASGGSGYGRGSGSGGGLGYGESGGDWGNKWNFAKGSGGGGGAGGGGGSTGGSGSGSGSGYGSGSGVSGSASAPSGNGYANADGMGGGGGEGGGANGSSGTGVGSGLGKGYGESGVSNAPAPVAGADGTSYSDAGGSGNGGGGGNNGNGGGVGTGAGQAGSDDTSGGFANGGGSGNGGGATGGATEGPSVGVGSGAGSGAGQTGSTGSYGEGYATGIGGGMGGGNGESQNGGTGSGGGSGSGSGGGGYH; from the coding sequence ATGGCTACCACCACCAAGCTTGCAGCTCTTGGCTTCGTTGTCCTTGTGAGCATTGGATTTGCCGATGCTGCAAGGATGCTCGCTAGCTCCTACAGTGcctcaggtggtggtggtggtgggggaggcggcggtggtgcGTCTGGTGGGAGTGGATATGGTAGAGGGTCTGGGTCAGGTGGAGGCTTAGGATATGGTGAGAGTGGTGGAGATTGGGGTAACAAGTGGAACTTTGCCAAGGGATCTGGTGGAgggggaggagctggtggcggcggAGGATCAACGGGTGGATCTGGGTCTGGTTCCGGATCCGGCTATGGCTCTGGTAGCGGTGTGAGTGGATCTGCGTCGGCTCCTAGTGGTAATGGTTATGCCAATGCTGATGGTatgggcgggggcgggggcgaagGTGGTGGTGCAAATGGGTCTAGTGGAACTGGAGTTGGATCTGGCCTTGGCAAGGGATATGGTGAGAGTGGTGTGTCAAACGCACCGGCTCCTGTTGCCGGTGCTGATGGTACCAGCTACTCTGATGCTGGCGGTAGTGGTAACGGTGGTGGTGGCGGTAACAACGGAAATGGAGGTGGTGTGGGCACTGGCGCTGGACAGGCCGGCAGCGACGACACTTCTGGAGGCTTTGCAAATGGAGGAGGAAGTGGCAATGGTGGCGGCGCAACTGGAGGTGCCACTGAAGGCCCAAGTGTTGGAGTTGGATCTGGTGCTGGGTCTGGCGCTGGTCAGACCGGTAGCACTGGCTCTTATGGCGAAGGCTATGCTACAGGAATTGGTGGTGGCATGGGTGGCGGCAATGGTGAGAGCCAGAATGGCGGAACTGGCAGCGGTGGAGGCAGTGGATCCGGATCTGGTGGTGGTGGATACCACTAA